Proteins from a genomic interval of Amycolatopsis sp. cg13:
- a CDS encoding LuxR C-terminal-related transcriptional regulator — translation MDAPPASGPTRGSAPNLPAEITSFVGRRNDLAAIRQIFSTTRLVTLTGIGGVGKTRLALRAASEMKRALTDGVCLVSLAALSQPDLVPQTVADALRLREQPRFGVVAALTEHLGPRQMLLVLDNCEHLVDATADLIDQILKAAPDVRVLATSRQALRIAGETVYPVPPFLAPDPSARLDPGSSSHYPSVALFADRAAAVVPGFAVTGELEAAVIRLCHRLEGIPLALELAAVQLRVLTVEELADRLDDRFQLLRSGYRNVPQRHQTLRALVDWSHDLCTPAERLLWARASVFAGGFSLAALEEVCTDDALPDAALLDTLTGLVEKSIVIREDHRSHVRFRMLDTIREYAATQLLQPAAADALARRHRDWIARLVETATAAWAGSEQEDWARRLHLDHANIRLALEYCMDRPDEVEAGVRIVGQPWFWAAMDHLNEAQLWLDRALKMLSSPSHEHAWALATRGYIAAFQGDEEKLAELPERARAMALSLGDLAALALANHVMGFRRSLEHGNIRAAIPLFNEALRQYDESGIRSQFHDSVVVELAVTHIALQEYDRAEELTEDMFRRCTAAGERWNLSYSLWLRALIVLLRDDDAAAAESNLLEALRIKRIFRDTLGFALTLEVVSWTAARTGDAERAAVIIGSTDQIWRTVGARQFVGLRRRFEAEARARIGDTAFSAARTRGSRLSVEETVAYALRETPSTGASDPSSNPLTRREREVADLIADGLSNKEIAAQLVISLRTAEGHVEKILAKQGFKTRTQIAAWVTRHRAGA, via the coding sequence GTGGACGCTCCGCCAGCTTCCGGGCCGACCCGTGGATCGGCCCCGAACTTGCCGGCGGAGATCACGAGCTTCGTCGGCAGGCGCAACGACCTCGCCGCGATCCGGCAGATCTTCTCGACGACCCGGCTGGTCACGCTCACCGGGATCGGCGGCGTCGGCAAGACCCGGCTGGCCCTGCGCGCCGCCAGCGAGATGAAGCGCGCCCTCACCGACGGTGTCTGTCTCGTCTCGCTGGCAGCTCTCTCGCAGCCTGACCTGGTCCCCCAGACTGTCGCCGACGCGTTGCGGCTCCGAGAGCAACCCAGGTTCGGGGTCGTGGCGGCGCTCACCGAGCACCTCGGCCCCCGTCAGATGCTCCTCGTCCTGGACAACTGCGAGCACCTCGTGGACGCCACCGCGGACCTGATCGACCAGATCCTGAAGGCGGCGCCCGACGTGCGGGTCTTGGCGACGAGCCGCCAAGCGCTGCGCATCGCCGGCGAGACCGTCTATCCGGTGCCGCCCTTCCTGGCGCCAGATCCGTCGGCTCGCCTCGATCCGGGCAGCTCGAGCCACTACCCGTCCGTCGCGCTCTTCGCCGATCGTGCCGCGGCGGTCGTTCCGGGGTTCGCCGTCACCGGAGAACTCGAGGCCGCGGTCATCCGGCTGTGCCACCGCCTCGAAGGCATCCCGCTCGCGCTCGAACTGGCCGCGGTGCAGCTTCGAGTCCTGACCGTCGAGGAACTCGCGGATCGCCTTGACGACCGGTTCCAGCTCCTGCGCTCCGGATACCGCAATGTGCCGCAGCGCCACCAAACCCTTCGCGCGCTCGTCGACTGGAGCCACGACCTCTGCACTCCGGCAGAACGGCTGCTGTGGGCTCGCGCCTCGGTCTTCGCCGGCGGCTTCTCCCTCGCCGCGCTGGAAGAAGTCTGCACCGACGACGCCCTCCCGGACGCCGCACTCCTCGACACGCTGACCGGTCTGGTCGAGAAGTCGATCGTTATCCGCGAAGACCACCGGAGCCATGTGCGCTTCCGGATGCTCGACACGATCCGCGAGTACGCCGCCACGCAGTTGCTCCAGCCCGCGGCGGCCGACGCCCTCGCCCGCCGCCACCGTGACTGGATCGCGCGCCTGGTGGAGACCGCGACCGCCGCCTGGGCCGGTTCCGAGCAGGAGGACTGGGCCCGGCGGCTCCATCTCGACCACGCCAACATCCGGCTCGCCCTCGAATACTGCATGGACCGGCCGGACGAGGTCGAGGCCGGTGTCCGGATCGTCGGCCAGCCGTGGTTCTGGGCGGCGATGGACCACCTCAACGAAGCCCAGCTCTGGCTCGACCGTGCGTTGAAGATGCTGTCGTCCCCTTCGCACGAGCATGCGTGGGCGCTGGCGACACGCGGCTACATCGCCGCCTTCCAAGGCGACGAGGAGAAGCTCGCCGAACTGCCCGAGCGAGCGCGCGCCATGGCGCTGAGCCTCGGCGATCTCGCCGCGCTGGCGCTCGCCAACCACGTCATGGGATTCCGCAGGTCCCTCGAGCACGGCAACATCCGCGCCGCGATCCCCTTGTTCAACGAGGCGCTTCGCCAGTACGACGAGTCCGGGATCCGCAGTCAGTTCCACGACAGCGTCGTCGTCGAACTCGCGGTGACCCACATCGCGCTCCAGGAGTACGACCGCGCCGAGGAACTGACCGAGGACATGTTCCGGCGCTGCACCGCCGCCGGCGAGCGGTGGAATCTGTCCTATTCCCTGTGGCTGCGCGCCCTGATCGTCCTCCTGCGCGACGATGACGCCGCCGCGGCGGAGAGCAACCTCCTCGAGGCCCTCCGGATCAAGCGCATCTTCCGCGACACCCTCGGCTTCGCGCTCACCCTCGAGGTCGTGTCCTGGACGGCAGCTCGGACCGGCGACGCCGAACGCGCCGCCGTGATCATCGGCAGCACCGACCAGATCTGGCGAACCGTGGGTGCCCGCCAGTTCGTCGGCCTGCGCCGTCGTTTCGAGGCGGAAGCCCGCGCTCGGATCGGAGACACCGCCTTCAGTGCCGCACGGACGCGCGGCAGCCGGCTCAGCGTCGAGGAGACAGTCGCGTACGCACTGCGCGAGACCCCTTCGACCGGCGCTTCGGACCCGTCGTCCAATCCCCTGACGCGGCGCGAGCGCGAGGTCGCCGACCTCATCGCGGATGGCCTCTCCAACAAGGAAATCGCCGCACAACTGGTGATCTCGCTCCGGACGGCGGAGGGGCACGTGGAGAAGATCCTCGCCAAGCAGGGCTTCAAGACCCGGACCCAGATCGCCGCCTGGGTGACCCGCCACCGCGCGGGTGCCTGA
- a CDS encoding extracellular solute-binding protein, with product MKPKSALAVLSALVLVLVAACGSPAGQGGDSLSGQQLVYVNYGGDTLKAAQTAWLDPFAKKTRVRIATDSPSDPAKVKAMVQAGNTTWDAIDIDSVSGAEGCGTLYAKRSEIGVDVKDVAPKYLTDECGVPIMVQAVGLVYNTKKFGGNPPTKITDFMDLQKYPGKRLVFNYAPGSIDPLLLADGVAPDKLYPLDTNRAAAAIKKLGGNLTLDSTLAQEAQGLESGDFSMCLCYLGRAALSAQKGAPIDVVWDKAWEGWDAVYAVKGSKSPQAQAALMNFIATPDAQSAFTEQLPYGPTVPSAKPNVPAELRKWLPQNNIDKIGPQGEVVADMKWWLANADKTFAAWTAMTAG from the coding sequence ATGAAGCCCAAGTCCGCACTCGCTGTGCTGAGCGCCCTCGTTCTCGTATTGGTCGCCGCGTGCGGCTCGCCAGCAGGCCAAGGAGGCGACAGTCTCTCCGGGCAGCAGCTCGTTTACGTGAATTACGGCGGCGACACCCTGAAGGCCGCCCAGACGGCCTGGCTGGACCCGTTCGCGAAGAAGACCCGCGTCCGGATCGCGACCGATTCACCGTCGGATCCGGCGAAGGTCAAGGCCATGGTACAAGCCGGCAACACCACCTGGGACGCCATCGACATCGATTCCGTTTCAGGCGCGGAAGGCTGCGGGACGCTGTACGCGAAGCGCTCCGAAATCGGCGTGGACGTCAAGGATGTCGCGCCCAAGTACCTGACCGACGAGTGCGGCGTGCCGATCATGGTGCAGGCCGTGGGACTCGTCTACAACACCAAGAAGTTCGGCGGCAATCCGCCGACGAAGATCACCGACTTCATGGACCTCCAGAAGTACCCGGGCAAGCGGCTCGTCTTCAACTACGCGCCCGGCAGCATCGACCCGCTGCTGCTCGCGGACGGCGTGGCTCCGGACAAGCTCTACCCGCTGGACACGAACCGGGCCGCCGCGGCGATCAAGAAGCTGGGCGGCAACCTGACGCTCGACTCCACGCTGGCGCAGGAGGCCCAAGGGCTCGAGTCGGGAGACTTCTCGATGTGCCTGTGCTACCTCGGTCGCGCCGCCCTGTCGGCCCAGAAGGGTGCCCCGATCGACGTCGTGTGGGACAAAGCGTGGGAAGGCTGGGACGCCGTCTACGCCGTCAAGGGCTCGAAGTCCCCGCAGGCGCAGGCCGCGCTCATGAACTTCATCGCGACCCCGGACGCCCAGAGCGCCTTCACCGAGCAACTGCCCTACGGCCCCACAGTCCCTTCGGCCAAGCCCAACGTCCCCGCCGAACTCCGGAAGTGGCTGCCCCAGAACAACATCGACAAGATAGGCCCGCAGGGCGAGGTGGTCGCCGACATGAAGTGGTGGCTGGCGAACGCGGACAAGACGTTCGCCGCCTGGACCGCGATGACCGCGGGTTGA
- a CDS encoding ABC transporter permease: MNSLTAVLYRSRWVLAAAVSLAFLALFFVYPLGTMSVRSFTDFVSPTDSGFANYHWFFTSDAQLTILRRTFLTSVFVTVLCLAIGYPYAYLMTVVSTRWRMVLLAAVLMPFWTSLIVRTYSWIILLGDSGPIVKALHALGFGNVRLLGTTTAVTIGMAQIMLPFLILPLYSQLTQIDRALLRAAEIHGATPRTALRTVYLPLSLPGITASCTIVFVLTLGFYFTPALLGSPQNSLLSQQIVSQVNSQLAFGRGGAMALALLLITLLILAGGSLLGRPFTRALGTKSEAH, encoded by the coding sequence ATGAATTCGCTGACAGCTGTGTTGTACCGGTCGAGATGGGTGCTGGCGGCAGCCGTGTCGCTGGCTTTCCTCGCCCTGTTCTTCGTTTATCCGCTGGGCACGATGTCAGTGCGGAGCTTCACCGATTTCGTGTCTCCCACCGACTCCGGGTTCGCGAACTATCACTGGTTCTTCACCAGCGACGCGCAGTTGACTATCCTGCGCCGGACCTTCCTGACGTCAGTCTTCGTCACCGTGCTCTGCTTGGCAATCGGGTATCCGTACGCCTACCTGATGACCGTGGTGTCCACCCGGTGGCGGATGGTGCTGCTGGCCGCCGTGCTGATGCCCTTCTGGACCAGCCTGATCGTGCGCACCTACTCCTGGATCATCCTGCTCGGAGACAGCGGCCCGATCGTCAAAGCGTTACACGCCTTGGGGTTCGGCAACGTCCGCCTGCTGGGCACGACGACGGCCGTCACCATCGGCATGGCTCAGATCATGCTGCCGTTCCTGATTCTGCCGCTGTACTCCCAGCTGACGCAGATCGACCGGGCGCTGCTGCGGGCCGCCGAGATCCACGGCGCGACACCGCGGACCGCCTTGCGGACGGTGTACCTGCCGCTGTCCCTTCCCGGAATCACCGCCAGCTGCACCATCGTTTTCGTGCTCACGCTGGGCTTCTACTTCACGCCCGCTCTCCTCGGGTCACCCCAGAACAGCCTGCTGTCGCAGCAGATCGTCAGCCAGGTGAACTCCCAGCTGGCCTTCGGACGCGGTGGCGCGATGGCGCTCGCACTGCTCCTCATCACTCTCCTGATCCTCGCCGGAGGCTCACTTCTCGGGCGGCCCTTCACCCGAGCGCTGGGCACGAAAAGCGAGGCGCACTGA
- a CDS encoding ABC transporter permease: protein MKQPRRIALKAFCTLIALLLVAPVLVVVPMAFTSSRTFQFPPPGFSTQWFSELFSDPAWTESFVLSLKVAGIVVVLATSLGTLGAFALVRGRGRWTTPVSAFLMAPMIVPGVITAIGVYYVFLKWHLAGSFTGFVVAHTALAIPMVVIPVRASLQGFDRRLERAAASLGAGPVATFFHVTVPLLAPGILTGALFAFLVSWDEAIVSLFLASPFSRTLPVQLYQSVTSSLTPTIAAASTVIIAVSTTLLVVAGIIAVRREAKNA, encoded by the coding sequence ATGAAACAACCACGCCGCATCGCGCTCAAGGCGTTCTGCACCCTGATCGCGCTGCTTCTCGTCGCACCCGTGCTGGTGGTCGTTCCGATGGCTTTCACCAGCTCACGCACCTTCCAGTTCCCCCCGCCCGGGTTCTCGACCCAGTGGTTCAGCGAACTGTTCTCCGATCCGGCATGGACCGAATCGTTCGTGCTCTCGCTGAAGGTGGCCGGCATCGTCGTGGTACTGGCCACCTCACTGGGCACGCTGGGCGCCTTCGCGCTCGTACGGGGCCGGGGCCGGTGGACTACGCCGGTATCCGCGTTCCTGATGGCCCCGATGATCGTGCCGGGCGTGATCACCGCGATCGGCGTCTACTACGTCTTCCTGAAATGGCATCTGGCGGGATCGTTCACCGGCTTCGTCGTCGCCCACACCGCCCTCGCGATCCCGATGGTCGTGATCCCCGTGCGCGCTTCGCTGCAGGGCTTCGACCGCCGGCTCGAACGAGCGGCCGCCTCGCTCGGCGCGGGGCCCGTCGCGACTTTCTTCCACGTCACCGTGCCCCTGCTCGCGCCGGGCATCCTGACCGGCGCGCTGTTCGCCTTCCTGGTGTCCTGGGACGAAGCGATCGTCTCACTCTTCCTCGCCAGCCCGTTCTCCCGCACCCTCCCCGTGCAGCTCTACCAGAGCGTGACCAGCTCCCTGACCCCGACGATCGCCGCGGCGTCGACCGTGATCATCGCGGTGAGCACCACGCTGCTGGTCGTCGCCGGGATCATCGCCGTCAGAAGAGAGGCCAAGAATGCCTGA
- a CDS encoding ABC transporter ATP-binding protein, producing the protein MPERVLGAAIEIRDLSKRYGEVAALDKISLDLPAGEFVTLLGPSGSGKTTTLNTIAGFLQPDSGHVLMDGKPIEQVPPYKRNIGMVFQNYALFPHLTVANNVAFPLKRRRTPKAEIRERVGRSLELVGLGDLSARYPRELSGGQQQRVALARALVFEPRVLLMDEPLGALDRRLRASLQLEFKRIHRELGITFVYVTHDQDEALVMSDRIAVFNNGSVEQVGTATDLYERPRTLFVAEFLGDSNVLPGTVADTGHLLRGDGYDLRLPTTGSVLPAGSCGVVTVRPERVLVRPAAGATVSVSGANVLPGRVSQVIYMGGIRRLDLQLDVGFSMIAQEQSGNQSAVAEGDPVLATWDPEHSVALPNSDGAAKAGVVIGTGDTGD; encoded by the coding sequence ATGCCTGAACGCGTGCTCGGCGCCGCCATCGAAATCCGTGACCTGAGCAAGCGCTACGGCGAGGTCGCCGCGCTGGACAAGATCTCCCTGGATCTTCCGGCAGGCGAGTTCGTCACCCTGCTCGGGCCCAGCGGCTCCGGCAAGACCACCACCCTCAACACGATCGCCGGCTTCCTGCAGCCCGACAGCGGCCATGTCCTGATGGACGGCAAGCCGATCGAGCAAGTGCCGCCCTACAAACGCAACATCGGCATGGTCTTCCAGAACTATGCGCTCTTTCCCCACCTGACTGTCGCGAACAACGTCGCCTTCCCGTTGAAGCGGCGCAGGACCCCCAAGGCCGAGATCCGCGAGCGGGTGGGCCGGAGTCTCGAACTGGTCGGACTGGGCGACCTGAGCGCGCGGTATCCGCGCGAACTCTCCGGAGGCCAGCAGCAACGCGTGGCTCTCGCCCGCGCGCTGGTGTTCGAGCCGCGGGTGCTCCTCATGGACGAACCCCTCGGCGCGCTGGATCGCCGCCTTCGCGCCAGCCTCCAGCTGGAGTTCAAGCGGATCCACCGCGAGTTGGGCATCACCTTCGTCTACGTGACTCACGACCAGGACGAGGCCCTGGTCATGTCCGATCGCATCGCGGTCTTCAACAACGGCTCCGTCGAACAGGTCGGCACCGCGACGGATCTCTACGAACGGCCCCGGACGCTTTTCGTCGCGGAGTTCCTCGGCGACTCGAACGTTCTCCCGGGCACGGTGGCCGACACCGGGCACCTGCTGCGCGGCGACGGTTACGACCTGCGGCTGCCCACGACCGGCTCGGTCCTGCCTGCCGGATCGTGCGGAGTCGTGACTGTGCGGCCGGAGCGGGTGCTCGTCCGGCCTGCCGCGGGGGCGACGGTCTCCGTCTCCGGGGCGAATGTTCTCCCGGGCCGTGTCTCCCAGGTGATCTACATGGGCGGCATCCGGCGGCTCGATCTCCAGCTCGACGTCGGGTTCTCGATGATCGCGCAGGAACAGTCGGGCAACCAGTCCGCCGTCGCCGAGGGCGACCCGGTGCTGGCGACGTGGGACCCCGAGCATTCGGTCGCGCTCCCCAATTCCGACGGTGCCGCCAAGGCCGGGGTGGTCATCGGAACGGGCGACACGGGCGACTGA
- a CDS encoding molybdopterin-dependent oxidoreductase, with translation MSTEIRRTTTHWGTFDFTVRDGKAESTGAPADDPFGAPLAVGLHETLDHPLRILRPHVRAGWLEHGPRRQENRRGGEPMVEVQWDEAYDLVARELGRVRSEHGDQAVFGGSYGWGSAGRFHHAQSQIHRFLNLDGGYVSSRNSYSMGALEVVLPHVIGGPGAGMFDWSPQWSEIAEHGELFIGFGGAPLKNARVNNGGLRRHGAAEAQRACAEAGVRFVLVSPLRDDLAPELEAEWVPIRPGTDTAMMLAMAHHLASAGLEDRDFLDRCCVGYERFRSYVLGEQDGVPKSPEWAGEITGVPAGTTRELAEASAGRRTVISLTWSIQRAQYGEQPYWAGATLAAMTGSMGRPGGGFAAGLSLSHGIGMHRGSLGTASLPQGRNPVDDFIPVARISDMLLNPGATVQYDGKALTYPDIRLVYWAGGNPFHHQQDLNKLLRAWNMPETVVIHDSWWTPVARHADIVLPVATPLERDDIAAGNRDNHLLPLRRIQDPPEGMPTDFQAFAEIASRRGFGDAFTEGLDADGWVRRLYAETAARLSQRGIQLPEYDRFRAMQDGVELPLSGGTNVFATLRENPEANPLSTPSGRIEIYSETVAAFGYDDCPGHAVWMAPSEWLGSAEAQADQDVFHLLSHQPRGRLHSQVDFTPASMATKIDGREAIVIHHEDARRLGVADGDVVKVSNRRGACVAAVRTTDGVRPGVVVMATGGWYDPENPGEPGSLDLQGNPNVLTPDLGTSRLAQASTAQTCLVRISAFPEAPKSRAYEPPVTQRRSGHSVS, from the coding sequence GTGAGTACTGAGATTCGGCGCACCACGACCCATTGGGGCACTTTCGACTTCACCGTGCGCGACGGGAAGGCGGAGTCCACTGGCGCACCGGCTGACGACCCCTTCGGCGCGCCGCTCGCGGTCGGTCTGCACGAGACCCTCGACCATCCGCTGCGCATCCTGCGTCCGCACGTCCGGGCAGGATGGCTGGAGCACGGGCCGCGGCGCCAGGAAAACCGCCGCGGCGGCGAGCCGATGGTCGAAGTCCAGTGGGACGAGGCCTACGACCTCGTCGCACGGGAACTCGGGCGAGTACGGTCCGAGCACGGCGACCAGGCGGTCTTCGGCGGTTCCTACGGTTGGGGCAGCGCCGGCCGATTCCACCACGCACAGAGCCAGATCCATCGCTTTCTGAACCTGGACGGCGGCTATGTCTCGTCCCGCAACAGCTACAGCATGGGTGCTCTGGAGGTCGTTCTCCCGCACGTGATCGGCGGACCAGGCGCGGGGATGTTCGACTGGAGCCCGCAATGGTCCGAGATCGCCGAGCACGGCGAGTTGTTCATCGGATTCGGCGGCGCTCCACTGAAGAACGCCCGGGTGAACAACGGCGGCTTGCGCCGGCACGGCGCGGCCGAGGCACAGCGCGCCTGTGCCGAAGCGGGCGTGCGGTTCGTCCTGGTGAGCCCGCTGCGCGACGATCTCGCACCGGAGCTGGAGGCCGAATGGGTTCCGATCAGGCCGGGGACGGACACCGCCATGATGCTGGCGATGGCTCATCACCTGGCTTCGGCGGGCCTGGAGGATCGCGACTTTCTCGACCGCTGCTGCGTCGGATACGAGCGCTTCCGTTCCTATGTCCTCGGCGAGCAGGACGGAGTGCCGAAGAGCCCGGAATGGGCCGGAGAGATCACCGGAGTGCCGGCCGGAACCACTCGGGAACTCGCCGAGGCCAGTGCGGGACGGCGCACGGTGATTTCGCTGACCTGGTCGATCCAGCGTGCGCAATACGGCGAGCAGCCCTACTGGGCCGGTGCCACCCTTGCGGCCATGACGGGCTCGATGGGCCGTCCCGGCGGCGGATTCGCGGCGGGCCTGAGCCTGAGCCACGGCATCGGCATGCACCGGGGTTCGCTGGGGACGGCGAGCCTGCCCCAGGGCCGCAACCCGGTCGACGACTTCATTCCGGTCGCGCGCATTTCCGACATGCTCCTCAACCCGGGCGCGACGGTGCAGTACGACGGAAAGGCGCTCACCTATCCGGACATCCGGCTGGTGTATTGGGCCGGCGGAAACCCCTTTCACCATCAGCAGGACCTCAACAAGCTGCTCCGCGCCTGGAACATGCCCGAGACCGTCGTGATCCACGATTCCTGGTGGACTCCCGTCGCCAGGCACGCGGACATCGTCCTGCCGGTGGCGACGCCGCTCGAACGAGACGACATCGCGGCCGGAAACCGGGACAACCATCTCCTTCCGCTGCGGCGGATTCAGGATCCGCCGGAGGGGATGCCCACGGATTTCCAGGCCTTCGCCGAGATCGCGAGCCGTCGCGGCTTCGGCGACGCGTTCACCGAGGGACTCGATGCCGACGGCTGGGTCCGCCGGCTCTATGCCGAGACCGCGGCCAGGTTGTCTCAGCGCGGCATCCAGCTCCCGGAGTACGACCGGTTCAGGGCGATGCAAGACGGGGTCGAACTGCCGCTCTCCGGCGGCACCAACGTTTTCGCGACGTTGCGCGAGAATCCCGAAGCCAACCCGCTGTCGACGCCGTCCGGCCGGATCGAGATCTACTCCGAGACGGTCGCCGCTTTCGGATACGACGACTGCCCCGGCCACGCGGTGTGGATGGCGCCGTCGGAGTGGCTGGGAAGCGCCGAAGCCCAAGCGGATCAGGACGTCTTCCACCTGCTCAGCCACCAGCCGCGCGGACGGCTGCACAGCCAGGTCGACTTCACGCCCGCCAGCATGGCGACCAAGATCGACGGACGCGAAGCGATCGTGATCCACCATGAGGACGCGCGGCGGCTGGGCGTCGCCGACGGAGACGTCGTGAAGGTGAGCAACCGGCGCGGGGCTTGCGTGGCTGCCGTCCGGACGACAGACGGCGTCCGGCCCGGGGTCGTGGTGATGGCCACCGGGGGTTGGTACGACCCGGAAAATCCCGGCGAGCCGGGCTCCCTGGATCTCCAGGGCAACCCGAACGTGCTCACCCCCGATCTCGGGACCTCACGCCTCGCCCAAGCCAGTACTGCGCAGACTTGCCTTGTCCGCATCTCGGCGTTTCCGGAGGCGCCGAAGAGCCGCGCGTATGAGCCGCCTGTGACGCAGCGGCGGTCGGGTCACTCGGTCTCTTGA
- a CDS encoding extracellular solute-binding protein translates to MRSTAKSALAALSGGLALVLVAACGSSSGSDASDSLSGQQLVYVNYGGDTLAAAKKAWLEPFARQTAVQVATDSPSDPAKVKAMVQAGNPTWDVIWLDTGNGSQGCGSLYEKRSDLGVRVSDVDPKYVADECAVPVSVEQIALVYNTKKFGNNPPAKITDFMDTAKYPGQRLMYNYAVGGLETLLLASGVAPDQLYPLALNRAASTVKTLGKDLTLDATLAQESQQLESGDFAMCLCYLGRAALSAQKGAPVKVVWDHSFAAWAALYAVKGSKAPKAQAALLNYIATPEAQAAFTENVPYGPTTPKSKPKVPAIFEEWLPQNHVDKMDGEAAYNSKWWAQNTEQAFSSWAAMTAG, encoded by the coding sequence GTGAGAAGCACAGCCAAATCCGCGCTCGCCGCGCTGAGCGGAGGTCTTGCTCTCGTGCTCGTCGCGGCGTGCGGATCGTCGTCCGGCAGCGACGCCAGCGACAGTCTGTCCGGCCAACAGCTCGTTTACGTGAACTACGGCGGGGACACGCTTGCTGCCGCCAAGAAGGCATGGCTCGAGCCCTTCGCGCGGCAGACAGCCGTCCAGGTTGCCACCGACTCGCCCTCCGACCCGGCCAAGGTCAAGGCGATGGTGCAGGCGGGCAACCCCACCTGGGATGTCATCTGGCTCGACACCGGGAACGGGTCGCAGGGCTGCGGCTCTCTCTACGAAAAACGGTCGGACCTCGGCGTCCGCGTCAGCGACGTCGACCCCAAGTACGTCGCGGACGAGTGCGCCGTGCCGGTCTCGGTGGAGCAGATCGCGCTCGTCTACAACACCAAGAAATTCGGCAACAACCCGCCCGCCAAGATCACGGACTTCATGGACACCGCCAAGTACCCCGGCCAGCGCCTCATGTACAACTACGCGGTCGGCGGTCTCGAGACGCTGCTGCTAGCGAGCGGAGTCGCGCCCGACCAGCTCTACCCGCTGGCCCTGAATCGCGCGGCGAGCACGGTCAAGACGCTGGGCAAGGACCTGACGCTGGACGCCACCCTCGCCCAGGAGTCGCAGCAGCTCGAGTCCGGGGACTTCGCCATGTGCCTGTGTTATCTCGGCCGGGCCGCCCTCTCGGCCCAGAAGGGCGCACCAGTGAAGGTCGTCTGGGATCACAGTTTCGCCGCGTGGGCGGCGCTGTACGCGGTCAAGGGATCGAAGGCCCCGAAGGCGCAAGCGGCACTGCTGAACTACATCGCGACGCCGGAAGCGCAGGCCGCATTCACCGAGAACGTCCCTTACGGCCCCACGACTCCCAAGTCGAAGCCGAAGGTGCCCGCGATCTTCGAGGAATGGCTCCCGCAGAACCACGTCGACAAGATGGACGGCGAGGCCGCGTACAACAGCAAGTGGTGGGCACAGAACACGGAACAGGCCTTTTCTTCCTGGGCCGCGATGACTGCCGGATGA
- a CDS encoding enoyl-CoA hydratase/isomerase family protein, whose translation MTEPVVLTSLEDGVLTITLNRPERLNALNPELLRAFDGAFEHLDASTRVVVLRGAGRAFSAGHDLKWSAEQTSEPPMTEDELAATTDRLHEITRRIRSCPVPVVSRVHGYAIGGGAEIALSGDLVIAGSSAVFRFTETAVGLVVTNSFTAVLPRTAGPVVAKEIILLGEPFDGAQAQTWGLVNQVVDDAELDAEVARVVAVLKRKSPTALRLAKNLLDQAWDGTTEEIMRRETLASVEASQGPDSKEAAAAFAEGREPQFTVHENTRS comes from the coding sequence ATGACCGAACCCGTGGTGCTGACCTCGCTCGAAGACGGCGTTCTGACCATCACCCTGAACCGGCCCGAGCGGCTCAACGCCCTCAATCCCGAACTCCTGCGGGCATTCGACGGGGCCTTCGAGCACCTGGACGCGTCTACCCGGGTCGTCGTGCTGCGCGGAGCGGGCCGCGCGTTCTCCGCGGGGCACGACCTCAAATGGTCCGCCGAACAGACCAGCGAACCGCCGATGACCGAGGACGAACTGGCCGCCACCACGGACCGGCTGCACGAGATCACCCGTCGCATCCGGTCCTGCCCGGTTCCGGTGGTCTCCCGGGTGCACGGTTACGCGATCGGCGGCGGCGCCGAGATCGCGCTGAGCGGCGACTTGGTGATCGCAGGCAGTTCCGCGGTGTTCCGCTTCACCGAGACCGCCGTCGGGCTCGTCGTCACCAACAGCTTCACCGCGGTGCTGCCGCGTACCGCCGGGCCGGTCGTCGCGAAGGAGATCATCTTGCTCGGCGAGCCCTTCGACGGCGCGCAAGCCCAGACGTGGGGTCTGGTCAACCAGGTCGTCGATGATGCCGAACTGGACGCCGAGGTCGCCCGCGTCGTCGCCGTCCTGAAGCGCAAGTCGCCTACCGCGCTGCGGCTGGCCAAGAACCTGCTCGACCAGGCCTGGGACGGCACAACGGAGGAGATCATGCGCCGCGAGACGCTCGCCAGCGTCGAGGCGTCCCAGGGACCCGACTCCAAAGAAGCCGCCGCGGCCTTCGCCGAAGGTCGCGAGCCGCAGTTCACCGTCCACGAGAACACGAGGAGCTGA